The Streptomyces sp. NBC_01463 DNA window GGCACCTGGAGCGACGCCCTGGTGGCCTCGTTCTTCCACGGCGAGCGGATCACCTACGCGGTGCTGGCCGTCGTCGTCGGCCTGATCGCGGCAGGCGGCGCACTCAGCCTCACCAACTCCCGCGTCGCCGAGGAACCCCACTAGTCCTTGGACCGGCAGTCCTACGTCCGAGGTCCCGTATTTGTTGCGGCGGGATGAAATCCGCAGCCCATCGCGTTGGTGCCTTCCGGTAGAGCAGGTCGAACGGGAGGCACCGGGTGTCGGACGCAGGGGCGCAGGAGAGCGGGCGGCAGCCACGCGGCTGGGCGCGGAGACTGAGCGGTTACGCATGGCGCTACCGGCGCAACGTGCTGCTCGCGCTCGGCTCCTCGCTCGCCGGAATGGCGGTGATGGCGCTCGTCCCCCTGGTCACCAAGGTGATCATCGACGACGTCGTCGTCGGCCACTCCCGGTCCCTGGCCGTGTGGACCGGCCTGCTGATCGTCGCCGCCGTCCTCGTCTACGTCTCCACCTACATCCGCCGCTACTACGGCGGCCGGCTCGCCCTCGACGTCCAGCACGACCTGCGGACCGAGATGTACGGGACGATCACCCGGCTCGACGGCAGGCGCCAGGACGAGCTCTCCACCGGACAGGTCGTCGGACGCGCCACCAGCGACCTCCAGCTGATCCAGGGCCTGCTGTTCATGCTCCCGATGACCATCGGGAACGTGCTGCTCTTCCTCATCTCCCTGGTGATCATGGCGTGGCTCTCGCCGCTGCTCACGCTCGTCGCCGTCGCCGTCGCCCCCGCCCTCTGGTTCATCGCCCGGCGCTCCCGCACCCGGCTCTTCCCCGCCACCTGGTACGCCCAGGCGCAGGCCGCCGCCGTCGCCGGAGTCGTCGACGGGGCCGTCTCCGGCGTCCGCGTCGTCAAGGGCTTCGGCCAGGAGGAGCAGGAGACCGGCAAACTGCGCGAGGTCGGCCGCCGGCTCTTCGCCGGCCGGCTGCGCACCATCCGGCTGAACTCCCGCTACACCCCCGCCCTCCAGGCCGTCCCCGCCCTCGGCCAGGTCGCGATGCTCGCCCTCGGCGGCTGGCTCGCCACCCGCGGCGAGATCACGCTGGGCACCTTCGTCGCCTTCTCCACCTACCTCGCCCAGCTCGTCGGCCCGGTCCGGATGCTCGCCATGGTCCTCACCGTCGGCCAGCAGGCCCGCGCAGGTGTGGAACGTGTACTGGAACTCATCGACACCGAGCCGACCATGCAGGACGGCACCAAGGAGCTCCCCGCCGGCATCCCGGCCGGCGTCGAGTTCGACGACGTCCGCTTCGGCTACGCTCCGCTGCGCTCCGCCTCCGCTCCTGACTCAGACCCTGGAAGCGGAGCCTCCGACCGCCCCGTCCTCGACGGCTTCTCGCTGACCATCGAGCCCGGCGAGACCGTCGCCGTCGTCGGCGCTTCCGGCAGCGGCAAGTCCACCGTCTCGCTGCTCCTGCCGCGGTTCTACGACGTGACGCACGGCGCCGTCCTGGTCGGCGGACACGACGTCCGTGAACTGACCCTCGACTCGCTGCGGGCCGCCATCGGCCTCGTACCAGAGGACAGCTTCCTGTTCTCCGACACCATCCGCGCCAACATCGCCTACGGCTCCCCGGACGCCACCGACGAACAGATCCGGCGGGCCGCCCGTTCCGCCCAGGCCGACCGGTTCATCGCCGAGCTGCCCGACGGATACGACACCGAGGTCGGTGAGCACGGACTCACCCTCTCCGGCGGCCAGCGCCAGCGCGTCGCGCTCGCCCGCGCCATCCTCACCGACCCCCGGCTCCTCCTCCTCGACGACGCCACCTCCGCCGTCGACGCCCGCGTCGAGCACGAGATCCACGAGGCGCTGCGCCAGGTCATGGCCGGCCGTACGACCCTCCTGATCGCCCACCGCCGCTCCACGCTCAACCTCGCCGACCGGATCGCCGTCCTGGAGAACGGCCGGCTCGCCGACATCGGCACCCACGAGGAGCTGGAGCGCCGCTCCGCCCTCTACCGCCGGCTGCTCACCGACCCGGACGAGCTGGGCGGCACCTCGCCGGGACACGTACCGGCCGCCGTCACCACCGACCCCGCCGAGGACCGCGCGCTCCAGGAGGAGATCGACGCCGAGTTCGACGCCGAGCGCGGCATCACCCCCGAGCTGTGGGTCCGCAAGGAGGAGGCGCGCGAGACCGACGCGGCCGGCACCCCCGCCACCCCCGAGCTCCTCGCCCAGGTCGAGGCGCTGCCCCCGGCGACCGACACCCCGGACATCGACGAGGCCCGCGCGGTGCACGCCGAGGAGTCCTACGGGCTGCGCCGGCTGCTGCGCGGCTTCGGACTCCCGCTGCTGGTCAGCCTGGCGCTGGTCGCCGTGGACGCCGGCGCGGGACTCCTGCTGCCGGTCCTGATCAGGAACGGCATCGACGAAGGTGTCACCCAGCTCGCGCTGGGCGCGGTCTGGACGGCCTCCGCCTTCGGCCTCGTCGTCGTCCTGGTGCAGTGGGCGGCCCAGATCGGCGAGACCCGGATGACCGGCCGCACCGGCGAGCGGGTGCTCTACTCGCTGCGGCTGAAGATCTTCGCGCAGCTCCAGCGTCTCGGCCTGGACTACTACGAGCGCGAGCTCACCGGCCGGATCATGACCCGGATGACGACGGACGTGGACGCGCTGTCCACGTTCCTGCAGACCGGCCTGGTCACGGCCTTCGTCTCCGTCGTCACCTTCTTCGGCATCCTGGTCGCGCTCCTCGTCCTCGACGTGGAACTGGCCCTGGTCGTCTTCGCGACCCTGCCGGTGCTCGTCATCGGCACGTTCTTCTTCCGCCGCAAGAGCGTCAAGGCGTACGAACTGGCCCGTGAGCGCATCAGCGTCGTCAACGCCGACCTCCAGGAGTCCGTCTCCGGCCTCCGGATCGTGCAGGCCTTCCGCCGCGAGCGGTCCGGCGCCGAGCGGTTCGCCGCACGCAGCGACCACTACCGCGAGGCCCGGGTCCGCGGCCAGTGGCTGATCTCGGTGTACTTCCCGTTCGTCCAGCTGCTGTCGTCGGTGGCCGCGGCCGCCGTACTGATCGTCGGCGCGGGCCGGGTCGACAACGGCACTCTCACCACCGGTGCGCTGGTCGCCTACCTGCTCTACATCGACCTGTTCTTCGCACCCGTGCAGCAGCTCTCCCAGGTCTTCGACGGCTACCAGCAGGCCACCGTCTCCCTCGGCCGCATCCAGGAACTCCTCCAGGAGCCGACGTCGACCGCCGACCGGCACGAGCCGCTCGACGTGCTGTCGCTGCGCGGCGAGATCGCGTTCGAGGACGTGTCCTTCGCGTACAACGGCGAGGAGGCCGCGCTCACCGGCGTCGACCTGCACATCCCGGCCGGACAGACGGTCGCGTTCGTCGGCGAGACCGGCGCGGGCAAGTCCACCCTGGTCAAGCTCGTCGCCCGCTTCTACGACCCGACCGGCGGCCGGGTCACCGCGGACGGCACCGATTTGCGCAGCCTCGGCCTCACCGCGTACCGGCACCGGCTCGGAGTCGTACCGCAGGAGGCGTACCTCTTCGCGGGCACGGTCCGCGACGCCATCGCCTACGGGCGGCCGGCGGCCACCGACGCCGAGGTGGAGGGGGCGGCCCGGGCGGTCGGCGCGCACGACATGATCGCCACCCTGGACGGCGGCTACCTCCACGAGGTCGCCGAACGGGGCCGCAACCTCTCGGCCGGACAGCGCCAGCTGATCGCGCTCGCCCGCGCCGAACTCGTCGACCCGGACATCCTGCTGCTCGACGAGGCCACCGCGTCCCTGGACCTCGCCAGCGAGGCCCTGGTCAACCAGGCGACCGACCGCCTCGCGGGCCGGCGCACCACCCTCGTCGTCGCCCACCGGCTCACCACCGCCGCCCGCGCCGACCGGGTCGTGGTGATGGACCACGGCCGGGTCGTCGAGGACGGCACACACGACGAACTCCTCGCCCTGGACGGGCAGTACGCCTCGCTGTGGCGCACCTTCATCGGAGAGGACGAGCCCGCGGGGGTATGACGGGTCACCCCGGTGGAGCGGGGCTGCGGGCGCCGCGCCACGCGCGGGGTGCCCCTGCCCGTCGTGCGCCCGCACCCACGCGTTCTCACCGGTGGTGCCACCGGCCTGCAGACGCTCGGCTGCGTCGGGTGGGGCCGTGCAGGGGAGTCCCCGCAGGGAAATGGCGTACTACCCGGCCCCCGCAACGTGCCCGGTCGCCACGCCATTTTCTGAGGAGACGCCCCGGAGGGGCACCACCCCACCCCGCACCCGCCGCGTCCCGCGGGGAACCCGCACCCACACCGAGCCCGTCCGGCGATTGAGGACGGAACCCCCGCCCCGGTCCGGGGCAAGCGCAACCGCCAAAGGCCGCCCCCGCGTCATAGGCACACATGCGCGTATGCGCTCATGTGTCGGGTAGGTGTGCGCGTGTTCGACAAGGCGATGGAGTTGCCGGTGACCAGAGGGACCGAGAGACACGGTGGGCGTACGGGACGCGGAGCCCCGTACCGTCTGCTCGCCCTGGCGCTGACGACCGCCCTCGGGCTCGTCGTCGGCGGGGTGGAGGCGGGCAGCGCCGATGCCGCGTCGGTCTGCGCCGGGCGGCCCGCGAAGACGGTGAAGTTCGCGGCGGGGGAGCTGCGCGTCTACCGCACCCGCTCCTACGCCTGCGCCACCGCCGTCGCCGCCAAGCCCGGCTCGCGCCGCCGGATGTCCGTACAGATCCAGCCGCGCGGCGGCCGCCCCGTGGCGGACAGCGGCAGCTTCACCCGGCAGGCGGGACCGGTGACCGTCCACGCGCTGAACCGGTGCGTCCGGGTCTCGGGCACCATCGCGGGAAAGACGGTGAGCACGGGCTGGATCCTGTGCTGACCGGGTGACGTACCCGCCCGCCCCGCAACGGGGTCTGGTGGTCCTGGTGTTGCCCCGCTAGGTTCACGAGGTCTGTTGTGAATCAAGGGGAGGGTGCATGCGTAAGGCGCTCAGAGGGTTCCTGTCGCTCGCGGTGCTCATCGGCACAGTGAGTGCGACGGGCGCTTCGGCCGGTGCGGCCACCGCCGCGGAGCCGGCCACGATCCGTCCCGCCGTCAGCGACAGCGGTACGAGCACGGACATCAAGGACCGCATCCTGGCCATCCCGGGAATGAGTCTCATCGAGGAGAAGCCCTACGCGGGATACCGCTACTTCGTCCTCAACTACACCCAGCCGATCGACCACCGGCACCCGTCCAAGGGAACGTTCCAGCAGCGCATCACCCTGCTGCACAAGGACACCTCCCGCCCCACGGTCTTCTACACCGGCGGCTACAACGTCTCCACCAGCCCCAGCCGCTCGGAGCCGACCCGGATCGTCGACGGCAACCAGGTCTCGCTGGAGTACCGGTTCTTCACCCCGTCGCGTCCCTCGCCCGCCGACTGGTCCAAGCTCGACATCTGGCAGGCCGCCAGTGACCAGCACCGGGTCTTCACCGCGCTGAAGAGGATCTACTCCAAGAACTGGCTGACCACCGGCGGTTCCAAGGGCGGCATGACGGCCACCTACTTCGAGCGCTTCTACCCGAAGGACATGGACGGCGTCGTCGCCTACGTCGCGCCCAACGACGTGGTCAACAAGGAGGATTCGGCGTACGACCGCTTCTTCGCCAACGTCGGCACGAAGGAGTGCCGCGACAGGCTGAACGGCGTGCAGCGCGAGGCGCTGGTGCGCCGGGAGCCGCTGGAGAAGAAGTACGCGCAGTACGCCGCCGACAACGGCTACACCTTCAGCACCGTCGGCACCCTCGACAAGGCCTACGAGGCCGTCGTCATGGACTACGTCTGGGCGTACTGGCAGTACAGCCTGCTCGCCGACTGCGACTCCATCCCCGCCGACGCCAAGAACGCCCCCGACCAGGCGATCTGGGACTCGATCGACTCGATCTCCGGCTTCTCCGCCTACGCGGACCAGGGCCTGGCGAACTACACGCCGTACTACTACCAGGCGGGCACCCAGCTCGGCTCGCCCGACATCAAGCAGCCCTGGCTCGGCAAGCTGAGCCGGTACGGCTACCAGCCGCCGCGCAACTTCGTGCCGCGCTCCATCCCGATGAGGTTCCAGCCCTCGGTGATGCGTGACGTCGACACCTGGGTGAAGCACCACGCCAGCCACATGCTGTACGTCTACGGGCAGAACGACCCGTGGGGCGCGGAGCGCTTCCGGCTCGGCGCGGGCGCCCGTGACAGCTACGTCTTCACGGTGCCGGGCGGCAACCACGGCTCGAACGTCGCCGGACTGGCCCCGGCCGAGAACGCCACCGCCACCGCGGCCATCCTGCGCTGGGCGGGCGTCGCCCCGGCCGCCGTCCAGGCGGACCCGGCGAAGGCGAAGCCGCTCGCGAAGTTCGACGCGCGGCTCGACAAGAAGGACCTGACGACCGAGCACCGCCTCGGCACCAGGCGCCCGTAACGGCAGTCCCGCGCCGGCGGCCGCCCCCACGGGCCGGCCGCCGGCGCGGACCTTCCTCCTCTAGTACGTCAGCCCGTAGCCCACCGGGTGTAGCACCTGCGCGGGATCGTCCGCGCGCTGCACCGGCACCGGCAGCGTGCCCTCCGGCTCGGCCCGGCCCGCGATCACCCGGGCGGCCGCCCGCAGTTCTACATCGGTCCAGGAGTACGTGGCCAGGCTCGCCGCGTGGCCGGTCCCGGCCAGCTGGGCGATGTCGTACGGATTGCGGATCGCGACCGTGATCACCGGGACACCGGTCGCGGCCAGCGCGCTCACCAGGGTCCGCTGCGAACTGGTCGCCGTGACGTTGTACGTCCCCACGACCACCGCGTCCCTGCCCTGCGCGGCCGCCACCGCCGCGTCGATGTTCGCCTTGGTCGGGGTGGTGCCGGTGGACAGGGCCGTGGCCGCGTACCCCAGCTCGTTGAACGCCCCGGCCAGTGTGGTGGTCGGCGGCCCCGTCGTGCCCGAGGGGGAGGCCGGGTCGGCCCCCACCACCAGCAGGTTCCGGTGCGAGCGGCGCGACAGCGGCAGCAGCGCACCGGTGTTGGCCAGCAGGGTGGTGGTGTGCTCCGCGATCCGGTCGGCCTCGGCGAGGTGCGAGCGGGTGCCGACGGTCCGGTCCACGCCCCGGTGGCTGACGAACGGGTCGTCGAACAGCCCCAGCTTCGTCTTCAGCCGCAGGATGCGCAGGATCGATTCGTCGAGCCGGTCCTCACTGACCTCACCGCTCTTCACGGCCGCCAGCAGGGCATTCCAGGACACCTCCAGGCTGGGCGGGTTGAGCAGCTGGTCGACGCCCGCCTGCAGGGCCAGGACCGGCACGCGCTCGTCGCCGTACTTCGTCCGCACCCCCTCCATGCCGAGCGAGTCGGTGACCACGACGCCGTCGTAGCCGAGCTCCTCGCGCAGGATGCCGGTGAGGATGGGCCTGGACAGGGTCGCCGGGTCCTCGGCCGGGTCGAGCGCGGGCACCACGATGTGCGCCGTCATGATCGAGTCGATGCCCGCGGCGATCGCCGCCCGGAACGGCGGCTCGTCCAGCTCGGCCCACTGCTCGCGGGTGTGGGTGATCACCGGCAGCCCGGTGTGGCTGTCGGTGCTGGTGTCGCCGTGGCCCGGGAAGTGCTTGGCCGTGGAGGCGATCCCCGCGCTCTGGTACCCCTTGACCTGCGCGGCGACCATCCCGGCGACGGACTGCGGGTCGGAGCCGAAGGACCGCACGCCGATCACCGGGTTGGCCGGGTTGACGTTGACGTCCGCGTCCGGGGCGTAGTTCTGGCAGATGCCGATCGCGGCCAGCTCGGCGCCCGCGATCTGCCCGGCCCGGCGGGCGTCGGAACGCGAACCGCCCGCGCCCAGCGCCATCGCGCCCGGCATCAGCGTGGCGGGCTCGCCCACCCGGCAGACGATGCCGTGCTCCTGGTCGGTGGAGATCAGGAGCGGCAGGGAGCTGGGGCCCGCGAGGCCGGCCCGCTGGATGCCGTTGGAGAGATCGGCGATCTGGTGCGGGTCACGGGTGTTGTGCGCCCACGCGAAGTAGATGATGCCGCCCACGTGGTACTTGGCGATCATCTCGGCGGCGGTGCGCACCCCGATCTCGGCGAGGTTGGCGTCGATGTCCGCCTGGTCGGGCTCGGTGGCGGAGTGCCCGTAGACCCGCATGACGAAGAGCTGGCCGACCTTCTCCTCCAGGCTCATCCGGGAGATGAGCCGCTTCAGCCGTTTGGTGGTGGCGGCGGAGGTGTGTCCGCCGTGTGCGGACTTCTGGGCGGCGACTGCGCCGGGGGCGGCTGCCATGCCCGCGGCCGCCGCGACGGCGGTGGCCGCGGTGGCAGTGAGGAGGGTGCGTCTGGAGGTGCGGTCGTGCACGTGAGCTCCTTCGGCCGTACTCGGTGACGAGGGGGTGGTGAAAGAAACTTCCAAGGAGCACGGATATCCAGAAAATAACTTCCGGTCAAGGGTGCGGACCATTTTGCGCGCGTCCCGGCACCGGCGGACAGCCCTTAGCGCAACCCCGCACCCGCCCCGTGGGCCTGGAGCGCCGAGACCGCCGCCGTGATCGCCGGCCGGCGGGCCGCCTCCGTCCGCCACAGCGCGTACAGCCGCCGCACCGGCACGGGATCGATCCGCACCGCCACCACCCCCTCCGGCAGCGGTCCGCGGCCCAGCCGGGGCATCATCGCGACCCCGAGACCGGCGGCGAGCAGGGCGAGCTGGGTGTGGTTCTCCTCGGCCTGGTGGCGGATGTCCGGCTCGTACCCCGCCGTCCGCAGCGTCCGTACGAGCCAGTCGTGGCAGACCGTCCCCGGCGGCTGGCAGATCCACCACTCCCTCGCCAGCTCCTCGCGCCGGACCCCGTCCCGGCCCGCCAGCCGGTGGTCCGCGGGCACCAGCAGATCGCACCGGTCCTCCCCGATCACCGCCTGCGCCACACCGTCCGGGGCGGGCAGCGGGGCGATGTCCCAGTCGTGGGCGACGGCCAGGTCGATCACGCCCTTGGCGACCAGATCGACCGAGAGGTGCGGGTCGACCTCCGTCATCCGCACCTCCAGGTCCGGGTGTTCACGGTCCAGCTCCGCCAGTACTCCGGGCAGCAGCCCGCGCGCCGCCGAGGCGAACGCGCCGATCGACAGCCGCCCCGTCGGCAGCCCCCTGCGCTCCTCCAGCGCGGTCTCGGCGTGCTCCACGATCGCCAGCAACTGCTGGGCCGCGGTGGCCAGATGGACGGCCTCCTCGGTCAGCGCGACCCCACGCCCGCGGCGCTCCAGCAGCGTCGTGCGGGTCTCCCGCTCCAGCTTGGTGATCTGCTGCGAGACCGCCGACGGGGTGTAGCCGAGCGCGGCCGCGGCACCCGCGACCGAGCCGTGGACCGAGATGGCGTGCAGGGCGCGCAGCCGGGCGAGATCGAGCACCGGAGCCTCCGGGAGCCTTGGGAATCATTAGCGTCGCTCAATTCCACCATGAAGAAATCCGCGCTGGTGCTACATGGTCCGCGCACGCGATCCTCGGTGCATGCGTCCCCTCCACATCGCCCTGGCCGCGCTGGTCGCCGCCCTCTGGGGTGTCAACTTCGTCGTCATCGAGGTCGGCCTCGACCACTTCCCGCCGCTGCTCTTCTCGGCCCTGCGCTTCCTCGTCGCGGCGCTGCCCGCGGTCTTCTTCGTCGGCCGGCCCAAGGTCGCGTGGAAGTGGATCGCGGGGGTGGGACTGGCGCTGGGAGTGGCGAAGTTCGGGCTGCTGTTCATCGGGATGGACCGGGGGATGGGGGCCGGTCTCTCGTCGCTCGTCCTCCAGGTGCAGGCGGTCTTCACCGCACTGTTCGCCGCACTCGTGCTGGGCGAACGCCCGGGGCGGGTGAAGGTGGCGGGGATGGCGGTGGCGCTCGCCGGGATCGGGGTGGCCGCCGTCGACGAGGGTGCCAGCGGGCCGGTGCTCGCCTTCGTCCTGGTGATCGCGGCGGCCGCCTGCTGGGGCGTGTCCAACGTCCTGACCCGCCGGGCCGCCCCGCCCGACGCCCTCAACTTCATGGTGTGGGTCTCGACCGTGCCCGTCCTGCCCCTGCTCGGCCTCTCCCTCCTCTTCGAGGGCTGGGACCGGGACCGGGCGGCGCTCGCCGCGCTCGACTGGAGCGGCGTCGGAATCATCGTCTACGTGGCGTGGGCCGTCACGGTCTTCGGCTTCGGGGCCTGGGGTTTCCTGCTCAGCCGCTACCCGGCGTCGTCCGTGGCGCCCTTCACCCTGCTCGTCCCGGTCTTCGGGATGTCGTCGGCGGCCCTGCTGCTGGACGAGCCGGTGAGCCCGCTCCGGTGGTGCGCGGCGGCGCTGCTGGTCGGCGGGGTCGCGCTGACCTCGCTCGCGGGGACGCGGCGCACCCGCGTGCCCGCCCCGGAGCCGGCCCCCGCCTGAGGGCCGGCCCCCGGGCCGCTCTACTGCTTGGGCGCACCCAGCCGCAGCAGGTGTGCGCGCCCCGCGCCCAGCAGCTCCGGCAGCTCCGCCGCCTGCGGGTGCCAGCGCTTCTCGTACTCCCAGCAGACCCAGCTGTCCGCGTCCAGCGTGTCCAGGCACTCCCGCAGCGGCAGCACACCCGCGCCCAGGGCCACCGGCGTGATGTCCTCGGTGGAGGCGATGTCCTTCACCTGTACGTATCCGAGGTGCGGGGCCAGCACCGCATGGCTGGCCACCGGCTCCTCGCCGGACAGCCACGTGTGCATGATGTCCCACAGCGCGCCGATGCTGCCGTGCCCCACCGTGCCGACCACCCGGGCGACGGCCGCCCCCGCGCGGTGCGAGTCATGGGTCTCCAGCAGGATGCGCACCCCCATGTCGGCGGCGTACGGGGCGGCGGCGGCCAGCCGGCGGGCGGCGGTCGCGTCGGCCGTCGCGGGGTCCTGGTCGCCACCGCCGGGGAAGACCCGGACGTTGCGCGCCCCCACGTCGTGGGCCAGCTTCACCAGCCCGGCGAGCTCCTCCAGCACGGGCTCGTCGTCGCCCTCGGCCGCGGCCCGGACATAGCCGGCCACGGTCAGGACCTCGACCCCGCCGCGCTTGAACTCATCGACCACGGCGGCCCGTTCGGCCTGGGAGATGCCGGGGTGCACCGGCTCCTCGGGGTGGGCGCGCAGCTCCACCCCCTGGTAGCCGTGCTCGGCGGCCAGCCGGACGACCTCGGTTATCGGCAGGCCCGGCACCCCGAGGGTGGAGAAAGCGAGCTTCACGTGCGTGTCCTTCCGTCGGTACGTGCCGCAGCATACGAGGACCGGTGCGTGACCGGCCCGCGGCACGTCCGGCGCGTACCCGGTCCTCGCGCCCCGACGCACGGACCGGCACGGCACCGGGGCGGCACGTCCGGGGGCGGGCCGTCACCCCCGCGGCGCCGCCGTCGACCCCCGCACCATCAGCTCGGCCGCGATCGTCGCGATGCCGCCGGGCGGCGGGGCCTCCTTGCCCGTGGCCAGCCGGCCCGCCCGGGCCCCCGCCTCGACGAGCGGCAGCCGTACGGTCGTCAGCGCGGGGACCACGTCCACCGAGAACGGCAGATCGTCGAAGCCCGCCACCGAGATGTCCTCGGGGATGCGCAGCCCGCGGTCGCGGATCGCCGCGGCGGCGCCCAGCGCGACCGTGTCGTTCGCGGCGACGACGGCCGTGATCTCCGGTTCCCGGCGCAGGAGTTCGACCGTGGCGTCGTAGCCGGACCGCCGGTCGTAGGAGCCGTGCACGGTCAGCCGCTCCTCGTCGCCCACGATCCCCACGGCCTTCATCGCGTCGCGGTGGCCCTCCAGCCGGTGGCGGGTCGTGGTGCGTTCGACCGGGCCCGCGACATAGCCGATGTCGCGGTGGCCCAGCGAGAGCAGGTGCTCGGTGAGCCGCCGGCCGCCGCCCCGGTTGTCGAAGGCCAGCGCGGCGACCACGGAGGCGTTGTCGGGCAGCGGAGGGCGCCCGCACAGGACGACCCGGGTGCCCGCGTCCGCGAGTTTGGCCAGTTTCGCGGACACCGCGGCCTGGTGGGCCGGGTCCTCGACCGCGCCGCCGGTGAGGACGACCGCGGCGGCGCGCTGGCGCTGGAGCAGGGTCAGATAGGTGAGCTCGCGCTCCGGGGTGCCGCCGGTGTTGCAGACGATCGCGAGTTTCTCGCCGCCCGCCCGGCCCGAGCCGTCGCCCGGACCGCCGATCTCCGTCTGGGCCGCCCCCGCCATGATTCCGAAGAACGGGTCGGCGATGTCGTTGACCAGGATCCCGATCAGGTCGGACGTGGCCGCGGCGAGCGAACTCGCGGGCCCGTTGAGCACGTAGTCCAGGTCGTCCACCGCACGCAGGACCCGCTCCCGGGTGGACGCCGCCACCGGGTAGTTGCCGTTCAGCACACGGGAAACGGTGGCCGGGGACACCCGGGCGCGAGCCGCCACGTCCGCCAGGGTGACTGTCATCGCATCCTCCGAGAAGTGATGAGGGAAGTGGCCCGAGGGACGGGCCGGGGGAGTGGTCCGGGGGCGGACCCGCGAGCGGACCCGTGAGTGGACCAAACCAATCAGCGCGCCCCCTCTTGTCCAGGCCGCTGTCGGCAGGCTAGCGTCATACCGCATAGAAAGCGCTTGCTACGGCTGTATGGAGGAACTTTCGTGACACGCAGGACAGTGCGCATCGCCATGAACGGCGTCACGGGTCGCATGGGATACCGGCAGCACCTGGTGCGCTCGGTCCTCGCGATCCGCGAGCAGGGCGGCCTCGACCTGGGCAACGGCGACGTGCTGTGGCCCGAGCCGGTCCTGGTCGGCCGCCGCGCCCACGCGCTGGAGGAGCTCGCCGAGCGGCACGGCCTGACGGAGTGGTCGACCGACCTCGACGCGGTCCTCGCCGACGACACCATCGACATCTACTTCGACGCCCAGGTCACCTCGGCCCGCGTCGAGGCGATCAAGAAGGCGATCGCGGCCGGCAAGCACATCTACACCGAGAAGCCCACCGCCACGGACGTCGAGGGCGCCCTGGACCTGGCCCGCCTCGCCCGCGACGCCGGCATCAAGCAC harbors:
- a CDS encoding sugar phosphate isomerase/epimerase; this encodes MKLAFSTLGVPGLPITEVVRLAAEHGYQGVELRAHPEEPVHPGISQAERAAVVDEFKRGGVEVLTVAGYVRAAAEGDDEPVLEELAGLVKLAHDVGARNVRVFPGGGDQDPATADATAARRLAAAAPYAADMGVRILLETHDSHRAGAAVARVVGTVGHGSIGALWDIMHTWLSGEEPVASHAVLAPHLGYVQVKDIASTEDITPVALGAGVLPLRECLDTLDADSWVCWEYEKRWHPQAAELPELLGAGRAHLLRLGAPKQ
- a CDS encoding EamA family transporter, translated to MRPLHIALAALVAALWGVNFVVIEVGLDHFPPLLFSALRFLVAALPAVFFVGRPKVAWKWIAGVGLALGVAKFGLLFIGMDRGMGAGLSSLVLQVQAVFTALFAALVLGERPGRVKVAGMAVALAGIGVAAVDEGASGPVLAFVLVIAAAACWGVSNVLTRRAAPPDALNFMVWVSTVPVLPLLGLSLLFEGWDRDRAALAALDWSGVGIIVYVAWAVTVFGFGAWGFLLSRYPASSVAPFTLLVPVFGMSSAALLLDEPVSPLRWCAAALLVGGVALTSLAGTRRTRVPAPEPAPA
- a CDS encoding LacI family transcriptional regulator, producing MTVTLADVAARARVSPATVSRVLNGNYPVAASTRERVLRAVDDLDYVLNGPASSLAAATSDLIGILVNDIADPFFGIMAGAAQTEIGGPGDGSGRAGGEKLAIVCNTGGTPERELTYLTLLQRQRAAAVVLTGGAVEDPAHQAAVSAKLAKLADAGTRVVLCGRPPLPDNASVVAALAFDNRGGGRRLTEHLLSLGHRDIGYVAGPVERTTTRHRLEGHRDAMKAVGIVGDEERLTVHGSYDRRSGYDATVELLRREPEITAVVAANDTVALGAAAAIRDRGLRIPEDISVAGFDDLPFSVDVVPALTTVRLPLVEAGARAGRLATGKEAPPPGGIATIAAELMVRGSTAAPRG